A genomic segment from Sorangium aterium encodes:
- a CDS encoding MSMEG_0570 family nitrogen starvation response protein, with translation MPEMRFVIEWPSGEQQVCYSPSLVVKEHLDVGESYDLDDFVSRCRTALDIASERVFKKYGFPCSLARAEAARIASAAARFHGRSGAKVRVLRFVE, from the coding sequence ATGCCGGAGATGCGATTTGTTATCGAGTGGCCGAGCGGCGAGCAGCAGGTCTGTTACTCTCCGTCGCTCGTCGTGAAGGAGCACCTCGACGTCGGGGAGAGCTACGATCTCGACGACTTCGTGTCGCGTTGCCGGACGGCGCTCGATATCGCGAGCGAGCGGGTCTTCAAGAAGTATGGGTTCCCCTGCAGCCTGGCGCGGGCCGAGGCGGCGCGCATCGCGAGCGCGGCCGCGCGGTTCCACGGCCGGAGCGGGGCCAAGGTCCGGGTCCTCAGGTTCGTCGAGTGA
- a CDS encoding MSMEG_0565 family glycosyltransferase: MSARAASGAPLSVALLTYSTKPRGGVVHTVELAEALHDLGVSVCIYALNKDQGGFYRAPRCPSVLVPAAPPQAGIDAVVKQRIAEFEDGLRRLGARHDVWHSQDCISANALAALRAEGRVPHFIRTVHHLDDYDSPYLRACQDRSVREADACLVVSEAWREALRAEHGVGAAIVPNGVSLRRYTSTPDERDEALRARLNATGSPLYVTVGGVEPRKNSIGLLKAFLSVRRRLPRAQLVIAGGETLFDYAPYQREFEAIAREGGVWPPPAGASPPPLVLAGVLPDALIPPLYRLADAFVFPSVREGFGLVLLEAMASGAPVVSSAQPPFTEFLADGESALLVDPSRTDDLAGAMEAILDEGVRRRLRAAGLETAARYTWDRSARIAAGVYREFLGSRRT; encoded by the coding sequence ATGAGCGCGCGCGCTGCCTCCGGCGCGCCGCTCTCGGTCGCGCTCCTCACCTACTCGACCAAGCCGCGCGGCGGCGTCGTGCACACGGTCGAGCTCGCCGAGGCGCTCCACGACCTCGGCGTCTCGGTCTGCATCTACGCGCTGAACAAGGACCAGGGCGGCTTCTACCGCGCGCCGCGCTGCCCCTCGGTCCTCGTGCCCGCCGCGCCCCCGCAGGCGGGGATCGACGCGGTCGTGAAGCAGCGCATCGCGGAGTTCGAGGACGGGCTGCGCCGCCTCGGGGCGCGGCACGACGTCTGGCACTCCCAGGATTGCATCAGCGCGAACGCGCTCGCGGCCCTGCGCGCCGAGGGGCGCGTCCCGCATTTCATCCGGACGGTGCACCACCTCGACGACTACGACAGCCCGTACCTGCGCGCCTGCCAGGACCGCTCCGTGCGCGAGGCCGACGCGTGCCTCGTGGTCAGCGAGGCCTGGAGGGAGGCGCTCCGGGCCGAGCACGGCGTCGGCGCGGCGATCGTCCCGAACGGCGTGAGCCTGCGCCGCTACACGTCCACGCCCGACGAGCGGGACGAGGCGCTGCGCGCGCGCCTCAATGCCACCGGATCGCCGCTCTACGTGACCGTGGGCGGCGTCGAGCCGCGCAAGAACTCGATCGGCCTGCTCAAGGCGTTCCTGTCGGTGCGGAGGCGATTGCCCCGAGCCCAGCTCGTCATCGCCGGCGGAGAGACGCTGTTCGACTACGCGCCTTACCAGCGCGAGTTCGAGGCGATCGCGCGCGAAGGCGGTGTATGGCCCCCGCCTGCAGGCGCGTCGCCGCCGCCGCTCGTCCTCGCGGGCGTGCTGCCCGACGCGCTGATCCCGCCGCTCTACCGGCTGGCCGACGCGTTCGTCTTTCCGTCCGTCCGCGAGGGGTTCGGGCTCGTCCTGCTGGAGGCGATGGCCTCCGGGGCGCCGGTGGTGAGCTCTGCGCAACCTCCCTTCACCGAGTTCCTCGCGGACGGCGAGAGCGCGCTGCTCGTCGATCCCTCGAGAACAGACGATCTCGCCGGCGCAATGGAGGCTATCCTGGACGAGGGCGTGAGGCGGCGCCTCCGCGCCGCGGGGCTCGAGACCGCGGCCCGGTACACGTGGGATCGATCGGCCCGCATCGCGGCCGGCGTGTACCGCGAGTTCCTTGGATCCCGCCGAACGTAG
- a CDS encoding sll0787 family AIR synthase-like protein gives MLGGIAAELRGAIGILAKRDVQIPARYLSGEAGAAGAALAASAGDTAAAAGPVALPAALGDDCAAIPDGDGYLLLAAEGIWPAFLEGDPRFAGYSAVMVNVSDVYAMGGRPIAVVDVVWGTSAGALEPVWEGMVAASRAYGVPIVGGHTSARSPYNALAVAIAGRARRLITSFAARPGDVLVAAIDLRGAMHAEHPFWNASTGADPARLRGDLEVLPALAEAGLCDAGKDISMGGVAGTLLMLLETSGAGAVLDLEAVPRPRDVPLARWLLAFPSYGFLLSVRPGVAGDVLSAFARRGIASAAVGAVDGSRRLTLQAAGERQTLWDLSAEPLTGLAREGAR, from the coding sequence ATGCTCGGCGGCATCGCGGCCGAGCTGCGCGGCGCGATCGGGATCCTCGCGAAGCGGGACGTGCAGATCCCGGCGCGGTACCTGTCCGGCGAGGCGGGCGCGGCCGGCGCAGCGCTCGCGGCCAGCGCGGGTGATACGGCTGCCGCGGCCGGCCCCGTCGCGCTGCCCGCGGCGCTCGGCGACGACTGCGCGGCCATCCCCGACGGAGACGGCTACCTGCTGCTCGCCGCCGAGGGGATCTGGCCGGCGTTCCTCGAAGGGGACCCGCGGTTCGCCGGCTACAGCGCCGTGATGGTCAACGTCAGCGACGTCTACGCGATGGGCGGCCGCCCCATCGCCGTGGTCGACGTCGTCTGGGGGACCTCGGCCGGCGCGCTGGAGCCGGTCTGGGAGGGCATGGTCGCCGCCTCGCGCGCCTACGGCGTGCCGATCGTTGGAGGGCATACGAGCGCGCGCAGCCCCTACAACGCCCTCGCCGTCGCCATCGCGGGCCGGGCGCGGCGGCTCATCACGAGCTTCGCTGCGCGCCCCGGCGACGTGCTCGTCGCGGCGATCGATCTGCGCGGCGCGATGCACGCGGAGCACCCGTTCTGGAACGCCTCGACGGGCGCGGACCCGGCGCGGCTGCGCGGCGACCTCGAGGTCCTGCCCGCCCTCGCCGAGGCGGGCCTGTGCGACGCGGGCAAGGACATCAGCATGGGCGGCGTCGCGGGGACGCTGCTCATGCTCCTGGAGACGTCCGGCGCCGGCGCGGTGCTCGATCTGGAGGCCGTCCCGAGGCCGCGCGACGTCCCGCTCGCGCGCTGGCTGCTCGCGTTCCCGAGCTACGGCTTCCTGCTCAGCGTGCGCCCCGGGGTCGCCGGCGACGTGCTCTCGGCGTTCGCGAGGCGGGGCATCGCGAGCGCGGCGGTCGGCGCCGTCGACGGCTCGCGGCGGCTCACCCTCCAGGCCGCCGGCGAGCGGCAGACGCTCTGGGACCTCTCCGCGGAGCCGCTCACCGGGCTCGCGCGCGAGGGCGCGCGATGA
- a CDS encoding MSMEG_0567/Sll0786 family nitrogen starvation N-acetyltransferase translates to MTPRYSFELVQSRDTYLEYLRLRRAIFCDEQGLFKTTDEDDWDGSAFPIAALEHGAPGGPRLVGTVRIYEAEPGLWYGGRLGVERAHRKQGVVGRGLVHKAVTTAHGWGCRRFLALVQAANVPFFEGIHWRSLEERSHRERPHHLMEADLDSYPPSDEPRPPPGQRFR, encoded by the coding sequence ATGACGCCACGTTACAGCTTCGAGCTTGTGCAGAGCAGGGACACGTACCTCGAGTACCTCCGCTTGCGCCGGGCCATCTTCTGCGACGAGCAAGGGCTGTTTAAGACCACCGACGAGGACGACTGGGACGGCTCCGCGTTCCCGATCGCCGCCCTGGAGCACGGGGCGCCTGGGGGCCCGCGGCTCGTCGGCACCGTGCGCATCTACGAGGCGGAGCCCGGCCTCTGGTACGGCGGCCGGCTCGGCGTCGAGCGCGCCCACCGCAAGCAGGGCGTTGTCGGCCGCGGCCTCGTCCACAAGGCGGTCACCACCGCCCACGGCTGGGGGTGCCGCCGGTTCCTCGCGCTCGTTCAGGCGGCCAACGTCCCGTTCTTCGAGGGCATCCACTGGCGCTCGCTCGAGGAGCGATCGCACCGCGAGAGGCCGCACCACCTGATGGAAGCCGACCTCGACAGCTACCCGCCGAGCGACGAGCCCCGCCCGCCGCCCGGGCAGAGGTTCCGCTGA
- a CDS encoding Nit6803 family nitrilase yields the protein MEFNRKVRAAAVQASPVLGSRDGTTERVVAAIARAAKEGAELCVFPEAFVPYYPYFSFVLPPPAMGKEHMRLYDEAVTVPGPVTRAVAAAARAHGVVVVLGVNERDHGTLYNAQLVFDSDGSLVLHRRKITPTYHERMIWGQGDGSGLRTVDTAAGRLGALACWEHYNPLARFALIAQHEQIHCSQFPGSLVGPIFAEQMEVTIRHHALESGCFVVNATAFLTPEQVREVAPNEQIQGVLRGGCMTAIVTPEGVHACPPVTDGEGMAVAELDFALITKRKRMMDAAGHYARPDLLRLWMDTAERSITLGAGSPKASSLAPAAVDHGYPDADHRAPIVRPEAG from the coding sequence ATGGAGTTCAACCGCAAAGTCCGGGCGGCCGCGGTGCAGGCCAGTCCCGTCCTGGGGAGCCGGGACGGGACGACCGAGCGAGTCGTCGCCGCGATCGCCAGGGCCGCGAAGGAAGGCGCCGAGCTGTGCGTCTTCCCTGAGGCGTTCGTCCCCTATTACCCGTACTTCTCCTTCGTGCTCCCGCCGCCCGCCATGGGGAAGGAGCACATGCGCCTTTACGACGAGGCGGTCACCGTCCCCGGCCCGGTGACGCGGGCCGTGGCGGCCGCCGCGCGCGCGCACGGGGTGGTCGTGGTGCTCGGCGTGAACGAGCGCGATCACGGGACGCTCTACAACGCGCAGCTCGTCTTCGACAGCGACGGCTCCCTGGTGCTCCACCGGCGCAAGATCACGCCGACCTACCATGAGCGCATGATCTGGGGGCAGGGCGACGGCTCGGGGCTCAGGACGGTGGACACCGCGGCCGGGAGGCTCGGCGCGCTGGCCTGCTGGGAGCACTACAACCCGCTCGCGCGGTTCGCGCTCATCGCGCAGCACGAGCAGATCCATTGCAGCCAGTTCCCCGGCTCCCTGGTCGGGCCCATCTTCGCCGAGCAGATGGAGGTGACGATCCGGCACCACGCGCTGGAATCGGGCTGCTTCGTCGTGAACGCCACGGCCTTCCTGACGCCCGAGCAGGTCCGGGAGGTCGCTCCGAACGAGCAGATCCAGGGCGTGCTGCGCGGCGGGTGCATGACGGCGATCGTGACGCCCGAGGGCGTGCACGCGTGCCCGCCCGTGACCGACGGCGAGGGGATGGCCGTCGCCGAGCTCGATTTCGCGCTGATCACGAAGCGAAAGCGGATGATGGATGCGGCGGGGCACTACGCCCGGCCCGACTTGCTGCGGCTTTGGATGGATACGGCGGAGCGCTCGATAACGCTCGGCGCGGGCAGCCCCAAGGCCTCCTCCCTTGCCCCTGCGGCGGTGGACCATGGATACCCAGACGCTGATCACCGAGCTCCAATCGTTCGGCCTGAGGCTGGCTGA
- a CDS encoding MSMEG_0572/Sll0783 family nitrogen starvation response protein — protein MPKPTYPAYNAGDFLVDYEEKVFEDVKAKPGEKALVTFHTVAFEGSIGLVNVLTAIRLQRKGFETSILLYGPGVTLGLQRGFPKLGSEAFSGHLAVNQQIGRFMEEGGKVYACRFALQALYGHGEHALIPGIKPISPLDVLDIQLIHRRDNAFMVHSWTL, from the coding sequence ATGCCCAAGCCGACGTATCCCGCTTACAACGCTGGTGACTTCCTGGTCGATTACGAGGAGAAGGTCTTCGAAGACGTCAAGGCGAAGCCGGGAGAGAAGGCGCTGGTTACCTTTCACACGGTGGCCTTCGAAGGGTCGATCGGCCTCGTCAACGTGCTGACGGCGATCCGCCTGCAACGTAAGGGGTTTGAGACATCCATCCTGCTCTATGGGCCGGGCGTCACGCTGGGGCTCCAGCGCGGCTTCCCCAAGCTCGGCAGCGAGGCGTTCTCCGGGCACCTCGCGGTGAACCAGCAGATCGGCCGGTTCATGGAGGAGGGCGGCAAGGTGTACGCCTGCCGGTTCGCGCTGCAGGCGCTCTACGGCCACGGCGAGCACGCGCTGATCCCGGGCATCAAGCCCATCAGCCCGCTCGACGTGCTCGACATCCAGCTGATCCACCGCCGGGACAACGCGTTCATGGTCCACTCCTGGACGCTCTGA